The Verrucomicrobiota bacterium genome segment TTCGGGTTTGCGTCATTCCCAGACCAATGGGCCTGAGCCACGGGGGAGGCCCGTCACCCTTCATGGTAGTCTTTCGATCCCCCGGAGCGAAGCCCTCGGAACGACATGATCTCTGGCGTTTGCCGACCACTCAAACAGTTCAACCGGCCTGGGCAGGTCCATACGGCACCTGTGTTTCCCCAGGCTAGGCTGTCGTTGGCTTCGTTTCAGACGCCACGGCAACCAAGGCCCGCCGAATGAGGGATCCGCGGAGCGTGTAGCCGGTCGCGACCGTGCTGGCGATCACGGATTCTGCCGGCGCTTCGCCCTCGCCCGCAAACTGGTGGCGCTCGGGGTCGAACGGCTCGCCGGGTTCCGCCGCGAATGGAACGAGGCCGACCATGCGCGCCGCGTCGCGGCACGCGTGCTGGAAGTTCGCCAGGTTTTGCGCCAGCGCCGGCTGGCCCGACCGCTCGCCGGCCTGGTGGAGCGCGAAGGTGTGGTCCAGTTGCCGCACGAGCACCTGCACCCAATCGGCCTCGGAGCGCCGCAGCTTCTCCACCTCGAGCCGCAGCGTGGCCTTTTCCGCGTCGTTCGTCTTCTGCATGAAGTCCGCGAAGCCCTTCGCCTCCTCGCTCATCCGTTGCGCGATGGTGTTCGCGGCCTCAACGGTTTTGCCGGCCTGCTCCTGCGCGAAGCTCCACGTGTTCGTCGCCGAGGAGATTTGCGCCGCGACTTTCTCGAGGTTATGGATTTGTTCGAGGGTCGTGCGCAGGGTGTGCTGCTCCTCGCGCCGCGCCGCGGCCTTCGCATCCCACACGAACGGTTGCACGCTCATCC includes the following:
- the grpE gene encoding nucleotide exchange factor GrpE; the encoded protein is MSDHPDSRLSRWPSLLCFLLGAAMFDGLGVWVMMQSQHPLSIWHACAVIVCVAGGAWMSVQPFVWDAKAAARREEQHTLRTTLEQIHNLEKVAAQISSATNTWSFAQEQAGKTVEAANTIAQRMSEEAKGFADFMQKTNDAEKATLRLEVEKLRRSEADWVQVLVRQLDHTFALHQAGERSGQPALAQNLANFQHACRDAARMVGLVPFAAEPGEPFDPERHQFAGEGEAPAESVIASTVATGYTLRGSLIRRALVAVASETKPTTA